A genomic window from Triticum urartu cultivar G1812 chromosome 7, Tu2.1, whole genome shotgun sequence includes:
- the LOC125522944 gene encoding disease resistance protein RGA5-like, which yields MDLATGAMGSLLLKLGQLLTVEYKLQTGVKEDVEYLKRELENMYAALRKVGGVPRDQLDEQVKLWANEVRDLSFIMEDIVDKFLVRVEGAEPAIKPHELKKLMKKMGNLFSKSKTRHEILDEIKDIKLRVMEAADRRDRYRVHDVVANPASVTTIDPRLLALYKDQKELVGIDDSLNELTKKMSDGDFDASKQLKILTIFGFGGLGKTTLAKAVYDKLKAQFDCNAFVPVGRNPSVKKVLNDILLEIDGQKYLELDERQLINKLKGLLENKRYLIVIDDIWDKKTWELVKTTLVCNNCGSRIITTTRILEVATTASEVYKLQPLSPSLSKDLFHRRLSCGAKEWPNHLPAEVYNKILHKCGGVPLAIITIASLLVGKPVEFWSKVYTSIGFGHEENEDVENTRKILLFSYYDLPCHLKTCLLYMSIYPEDHVIEKDSLIWKWVAEGFIHEEPGVGLFEIGERYFNELVNKSMIMPVERNQYSGIITGCRVHDIMLDMICLLSKEENFVTVLDSNEQYANSHCNARRLAVQHIVQPLASTSTLQARSLNAMCNAEMLPSLSCFEVLRVLALEGPSGSHNPNHLEHVGKLVHLRHLKLGSIGISELPKEIGHLKFLLVLDLGENSISELPESIGRLSQLKYLNICKTDIEVPCWIGDLTSLEELCLCVVDEDSNFVTELGKLTELRKLRITISLDLADDSAMNNWAKSVAKLSKIQVIDIDSVLGSRDSTNEENPWEQYALSPQLRVLRMAYLEPGLVARINPRLLPNLSHLDLFVYSQDLDVFGSFRELVSLRLDMESPLHHDTTGGAGAFPKLRVFKTSATLRSFQEGDMPVLESLRFRVIAQSNDDGISFDFDFGSLGNLPLLREVTVILYAPPADHEKAKETARRAIKMLPNRVRPYTRTRDIKYWS from the exons ATGGACCTCGCGACGGGGGCCATGGGCAGCCTGCTCCTCAAGCTAGGCCAACTCCTCACGGTGGAGTACAAGCTGCAGACGGGCGTCAAGGAAGATGTTGAATATCTCAAGAGAGAGCTGGAGAACATGTATGCTGCCCTCCGCAAGGTGGGGGGCGTGCCGCGAGACCAGCTCGACGAGCAGGTCAAGCTCTGGGCGAACGAAGTCAGGGACTTATCGTTCATAATGGAGGACATCGTCGACAAGTTCCTGGTGCGCGTCGAGGGAGCTGAGCCAGCCATCAAGCCACACGAACTCAAGAAGCTCATGAAGAAGATGGGGAACTTGTTCAGCAAGAGCAAGACTCGCCATGAGATCTTGGATGAGATCAAAGACATCAAGCTCCGCGTCATGGAGGCGGCTGACCGACGTGATAGGTACAGGGTCCACGACGTGGTTGCTAATCCAGCTAGTGTAACCACGATTGATCCTCGCCTGTTGGCTCTGTACAAGGACCAGAAAGAGCTTGTTGGTATTGATGATTCATTGAATGAGCTAACCAAGAAGATGAGTGATGGGGATTTTGATGCGTCCAAGCAACTCAAGATACTCACTATTTTCGGATTCGGAGGCCTTGGCAAGACAACTCTTGCCAAAGCAGTGTATGATAAGCTTAAAGCGCAGTTTGATTGCAATGCTTTTGTTCCGGTAGGACGGAACCCTAGCGTGAAGAAAGTTCTCAATGACATACTCCTTGAAATTGACGGGCAAAAGTACTTGGAGTTGGATGAAAGGCAGCTAATCAACAAACTCAAAGGATTACTCGAGAACAAAAG GTACTTGATTGTCATTGATGACATATGGGATAAAAAAACCTGGGAACTAGTCAAGACCACTTTGGTATGTAACAATTGTGGAAGCAGGATAATCACAACTACTCGTATACTCGAAGTTGCCACAACGGCCAGTGAAGTATACAAGCTACAACCACTTTCTCCTTCTTTATCCAAGGATTTATTCCATAGAAGATTATCTTGTGGTGCAAAAGAATGGCCTAATCATCTGCCAGCAGAGGTATACAATAAAATTTTACATAAATGTGGTGGTGTACCATTGGCTATAATCACAATAGCTAGTTTGCTTGTCGGTAAACCTGTGGAGTTTTGGTCCAAGGTGTACACTTCAATTGGTTTTGGGCATGAAGAAAATGAAGACGTGGAGAACACGAGGAAAATACTTTTATTTAGCTATTATGATCTACCTTGTCACCTCAAGACTTGCTTACTGTATATGAGCATCTATCCTGAAGACCATGTGATTGAAAAAGATAGTTTGATATGGAAGTGGGTTGCCGAAGGTTTTATCCATGAGGAACCAGGGGTGGGACTATTCGAGATTGGTGAGAGGTACTTCAATGAGCTAGTGAACAAAAGCATGATAATGCCGGTAGAGAGAAATCAATATAGCGGCATCATAACTGGGTGTCGTGTCCACGACATAATGCTTGATATGATATGTTTATTGTCAAAGGAAGAAAATTTTGTTACTGTTTTGGATAGTAACGAGCAATATGCAAATTCACATTGCAATGCTCGTAGGCTAGCTGTTCAACATATAGTCCAACCTCTGGCTAGCACGTCAACATTACAAGCAAGGTCACTCAATGCCATGTGTAATGCTGAGATGTTGCCATCACTTTCATGCTTTGAAGTTTTGCGTGTCCTAGCTTTAGAAGGCCCCTCGGGTTCGCACAATCCTAATCATCTTGAGCATGTTGGAAAGTTAGTTCACTTGAGGCACCTCAAACTAGGGAGCATTGGCATCAGTGAGCTCCCAAAGGAAATAGGGCATCTGAAGTTCTTGCTGGTATTGGACTTGGGTGAAAATAGCATAAGTGAACTTCCAGAGAGTATTGGTAGATTAAGTCAACTTAAGTACTTGAACATCTGCAAAACTGACATTGAAGTGCCATGCTGGATCGGGGACTTGACTTCTCTGGAAGAGCTATGCCTATGTGTAGTTGATGAGGACTCCAACTTTGTGACAGAGCTGGGCAAGTTAACAGAGTTGAGGAAGCTCCGCATTACTATAAGTTTAGATCTAGCTGATGATAGTGCAATGAATAATTGGGCCAAGTCTGTAGCCAAACTGAGCAAGATCCAAGTCATAGACATTGATAGTGTCTTGGGGAGTAGAGATTCCACTAACGAAGAGAACCCTTGGGAACAGTATGCCCTCTCTCCACAACTCCGTGTTCTGCGCATGGCCTACCTAGAACCTGGGCTGGTGGCAAGGATCAATCCGAGGCTACTTCCCAACCTGTCCCATTTAGACCTGTTTGTATACAGTCAAGATCTTGATGTCTTTGGAAGTTTTCGGGAGCTTGTTTCCCTCCGGCTGGACATGGAGTCACCTCTGCACCATGACACCACGGGCGGTGCAGGTGCCTTCCCCAAGCTGAGGGTATTCAAGACATCAGCAACTCTTCGCTCGTTTCAAGAGGGAGATATGCCGGTCCTTGAGTCTCTCAGGTTCCGCGTCATAGCACAGTCCAATGATGATGGCATTAGCTTTGACTTTGACTTTGGTAGCCTAGGGAACCTCCCTTTGCTTCGGGAGGTCACAGTCATTTTATATGCCCCTCCTGCGGACCACGAGAAGGCTAAGGAAACGGCAAGGCGTGCAATTAAAATGCTTCCCAACCGTGTCAGGCCTTATACCAGAACAAGGGATATAAAGTACTGGAGTTAG